The genomic segment TCGGCAAGGTCCTCAAAAAACTCTGCTAAGGAGTCCAGTGTCTCCTCGGCCAGTCTTTCGTAGGTGGTATCGTCCAGAGAGCTGTGGAGGGGACAGAAACAACTCCGATCATATGATCACCAAACCACTCCATTTTATTAACATCCATGGAcacattttttacttaaatttttaaaactgacgGAAAACATCTAACATACACAGAGTAAAAATTTAAACAGCATGAAAGGGTATACAGAGAAGTAAGCCTTTCTTCCCAAATAGGCAGCCCCCATCTCCAGAGTCAACTACGATGAGCAATCTCTTCTGTATCCTTCTacagttttatattctttttcatatacaaATGAAGCGCCTTGCAGTTTTCATTTCATATGTCTTGGAAATTGTTCCATATTAGCACATATGGATTTTCACAGTATATTTCGTCTTATGTTATTCATTCAGTTTGTCCCCTTCAGCTGGACATGGAGGTTGTTTCCATTGCTTCTGTTATTAAAAGTTGCTGGACAAACCACAAAGTGGGAGAAAATTTTGTATTCTATATACCTGAAAAAGGACTTATTTGCAGaacatgtaaagaactcttacaaatcgataagtaaaagaaaagccaactgaaaaatggacaaaatacttgaacagatttcattaaaaaaaagatatccaaatggccaatgagCATATGAAAACGGGCTTAAGTTTGTTAATCTTcaggaaaatgcagattaaaaaatcacaatgagatgccaccgGAACAGTTTAAAATGACAGAGACAGATAACATGAAGAGTCCGCCAGGGACTGGAGTAAACAGCTTTCGGACACTGCTGATGGGCAAGTAAACTGGACGATCGCTTTGGAACATTGTTGATACTTCTACTAAAGTTGAATATATTCATGTCCCCTGACTCgtcaattccactcttgggtatttacGCAACAGAAATGCATACCCAAGTTCACCGAGAGACATGCACCATGctagaatgttcatagcagaagtATCCAATAGCCCAAACAGGACACTGCCCAAGTATCCATAGGTaatacaatagataaataaactgtgatatattcatacaatggaatactttaGAGCAAAATATGCAGACATATTTATACTTGATAGCATttacataaagttaaaaaacaggCGAAACTGATGCATGCTATTGGAAATCAGAATGGCAGCTactctggggcagggaggggttaATAACTACACGTGAGCAGAAGGCTTGCTTTCAAGGGGCTGGTAACATtctatttcttcaagtatttcttGAGTTACATGGTATgttcagtttttgaaaatttatcaAGCTGTATACTTATAACTTGGAGACATTCCTGCAtagatactattttttaatttttaaaaattgctataaatccacagagacagaaagtagattagtggttgccaggggcttggggagggaggaatggggagtgattACTAATGgttatgggttttctttttggagtgatgaaatgttctggaattagacagtggtgaaaGTTGCACAACCTTCTGAGaacactaaaaaccactgaatggtacattttaaaatgcaccCTTTAGGGTATGAAAATTATGACAATGAAAATTGCTATCAACCTCCCTGTATGAGCTTTCGTGCCCTGGTTGGGACGTATCTGTAGGTTATGAGAGGTGTCTTGGACAACTCCATCATCTGAGAGTTTCTAACTGGCCTAAAGTAAGACACCCGCGGCTGCCAGACAATTAATGCAAGACAAAGATTTGCAGtgtgacccctcccccacccagcccctcctccacctcaAGGGCACAACGTGGGAAGGTTAAGGCGCTGATCAGGACATGGCGAGTggtgggcctggggtgggggtggtgccagatgtttccctctccctcccctcagtTACAGCCGATGCAGGGGGATCTGGAGAGCACCAGGAGAGGTTGACGCGTGCCTGGAGGAGCTTGGGGAACATAAGGACACACCTGATTCAGGCataaagtccaaagtcaaggGCTTGACAGGTGCTATCTGGCAGTGGCAGGTGGGCCATGGCAGAAGTGGGCTGTCCTTTGCATGACAGGACGAAGGTGTGTTTCCCAGAGGCCAGAAGTAGACCCCGAAGAAGGGAGCTGGACGTGGGGCGCACTGCAAAGGTCCCACCCAACCTCAGAGGACTTCCTGGAAGGACGAGGTGACAGTAGCAGGGGGTCGGCCCAAGGAGGGCACAGGGGTCCCACGGCCTGCCTCCCCGGCGGCCATGGGGAGTGATGGACAAGGAGGAGCCTCTGGGGGCAGAACCAGGGTTTCACAGAGGGATGTCCCCCACGGCCGGGGCAGAGGTTGTCCCAGTGCTGCTCAGGGGGCTCCACCCATCTCTTTTCTGAATGGGAGATGCTGGCGTGGTTCTCTTGCTCCCCTTGAGGTGGGGGGGTGTGTAGGTCAGAAAGGCCATTCCTAGACCTGGAGACAGGACTGCATGTCACCTGGACGCCCCGGCCTTCGAGGTGGATGAGTGACTGCACGGTCCTGTGGTTGCCGCCCCAGGGTGTGTGGAAGGAGGGTGCATGCAGATACAGGCGCAGAGGGGTGGGCTACAGCAGTGCCTGGCAACTTTCCCCCAGAACCCAtcacctcctccctccagggcaCATGCTAGGCTACACTTCCTGGCCTCCCCAGCTGTTAGCTTGGGCCCTGGGACCAAGTCCTTCCTGCTAAGATGTAAGGGACACATGTCACTTCCAGACCTTCCATGCTCTTGTCCCTTTCTGTGGAGTGGAACCTGGACAGGGTGACCTGGCCTCGACCTGCAGAGGACAGTAAGTTGCTGACGGGTGATAGGAAGGTGGAAGGAGCCCAGCTCCCTGAACCATTTCACAGAGGCCTGGCCACCCCACAACGGCAGAGAGGGGGATGTGAACCGCTCCTAGTTGGAGTCACTGCAGTTTTGGTCTGCTTGTTGCAGAAGCTTGGCCTGCCCTAATGACCAAGATATCAAAGAGAATAACAACAAAactctggaaacaacctaaatgtccagcaatagGGGATGGGTTAAATgaattatggtatatccataaaacTTAACACTATTTCATTACAAATAATGCGGTGGGTAAGTCGTGATGTGGAAAGACACTTATGAGTGCTGCTGCTTAAGGAGAAAACAGAGTTCCTATGGGATAGGTTTTAgttttgatgttgttgttgttgttgttaaaaaaggtaagagaaaaggaaaaaagaagagctgtgtatgtgtgcatatgttgTATattgagagagaggaggaggaagagatccCTGACGTGGAAGGTGTTTTATCTTACCCAGTGTCACCCAAAGTTCCCGCTGTCCTCAAATTCATCCAACAGACACTCTGCTTTTTGTTCTTCAGAATCTGGTTGAGGGAGCAGAGGTTCAGACTCTAAAAGCCAACGTGAAGAAGAACATTACCATTTCCCAATATATTATAGTCCACACAGTTTAAATATCACCACTTCCACACTTGGGAGTAACCAGGTTGAAGATTTTCAGAGCACTTCTTTCTCAGGAAATGTTTTCACCTTCTTTGAGTGCATTACACTGTGCTCTCCCCAGCTCTAAGCCTGTGCTCTCCCCGGCTCTAAGCCTGTGCTGTCCAGCTCAGCAGCTATAAGCCACAGGCAgctatttaaatatacatttactgaacaagataaaaatttaaaagtcagtttCTCGGTCACACCGGCCACATTTCAGGTGTCCTGTGGCATCATGTGGCTTGTGGCACAGACAGAACACAGCCACCATCACGGGAGGCGCTGCCAGCAGCACTGCTCCAGGCTGGGATGGGGTGGTGAGCACAGGCGGGGCGGGACGTGTCAGCAGAGCTCTTAGAATgtgaccaaaacaaacaacaacaaatagcAGGTGTCCTGAAGAGAGGCTGCACCTGCAAAGCGCTATGTGACGGATCTTATTAACATGTTCTGCAGGGAACACTGGGACCCACTGATTTCTTTCGATACGTAAGTGGCTGAGTGTCCTGAGGAGTGGGGCTCCGAGGAGTGGGGTCTGAGCTGATGACGGCCAGGCGGGCGGACCAGCCAGAGATGGAggctggaaaggaaggagaagtgaTACAGTCGAATGGAGATGTCAGGGGAGTGATGGAGAGGCGGGGTGCTGGATTTCATCCCAGGAAGGCGCCGAGGGGCTTTCTGAGGTTGGTGGCACTGTGGCTGCCACTAGGAGAAGGGGGCAGAGGCTGTGGTTACTCTCTTGAGCCATGGGGGCCCTGGACAAACTGAGAAAGGAGAAGGCTGAGAAGTGAgcggaggaggaggaaatgggggtgCAGAATGCAGCTGGCTGTTTAAAAACATTGGCTCTGAAGAAGTGAGACAGTGGCCGTGATGAGCACAGTATTACCACAGCAAGTCCTAGAGTGTTCACCATCAGCTGGTAGCCTTCTCAGTCTTTAGAGAAAGGAATTCATTTAGTCCTTATTACACGACTATGAGGGAAGTATTATTACAGGCATTATTCATGACACGGATGTCCCATAAAGTTGCCCCAAGCACTGGATTAGTGAGTGACTCCTAAGGGAAATGCAGGGTTAGGCTCCTGCAAGCCTCTGGTCCCATTTTCACCAAATGATCAATGCATAACCTTGCTTTACAAGTGTTCCTGTTTAAATACatcttgtttaatatttattgttgATCCACTGACACtaaactcacagccaacagcactaGAACTCCAGTCTTCAAGGAAGCTTATCTAACCCACCTAGCTTCTCCCTAAGGCCCATCACAGCCATCTTGCACTGAGGAACACTAGATAGCACTTCAGCAGTATGCCTGGGGGCCACTCTGAACAGTGAAATTTACtaaaaaaggcacaaaaatgtgaaaaacatgcCATCAAATAGACTGTGAAAAGGACCCTTGTTTCCAGCGTGGGAGCTGAAACAGGGAGTCAGAGCGGCAATTTGTCTGACCTTAGCCGGGGACATGCGCGTGTCTGTGACTTAAGTTTTTTGCTGCTCTGGGCATGTCTGAGAATGATCATGAAAGTGCCCTGATAACTgattttggggttacaaatatattttagtgaATAGGTGAATTCACAAATACAGGatccaggaaactgaggcatggaaggGTAACTTGTCCGAAGTCACACAAATGCACAAAGTGgggcagctgggatttgaacacgaGCTCTCTGGCCCCAAGGTCCGGGCCACAAAGGAAAGAATCACATCCTGGGAATCAGAGCAGGCTCCAGACATGGAGGGGAAGTATTTGAGAACACAGGGCACACCTCAGCAAAACTCCCTTCTTTCCAGGATCCTGGGACCTCAAATCCTGGCTGTGCTCCGTCTCGCTGGTACCTTCACAcagctgtttttctgttttgtttttgtcttttaattttacatCTTTGATGGTTCTGGTGGGAGGGCTGGTCTAAAACAAGGTACTCATTCACAGCCAGAGTAGAAGACTTTATTCAGCTGTTTTTAATCACAAGAGGAACAGTTGCCAAGGATTCCCTGCCTTGTCTCTTACCTGCTCTCTCCAATCTAACATTCCCTGGGTAACTGCTTAACCTTTCcaagcctctgcttcctcctctgaaGGTAGGGGTCACGGTACTGGCCTTGCAGACTGGTTATGAGGATTCAACAAGAGGACATCAATATCCCAAACACAGGGCCTGTGGGTTCAGTCAATTTCTGTTTTAGattacatttcttcttcttcctttcttttttcctatttatttatttggctgcatcaggttttagttgtggcacgcgggcttctctcgttgcggagtgcaggctttctctctttagttgtggtgcatgggttccagaGTGCCTGCGCTCTCtagtttgcggcacgcaggctctctagttgaagcgcgcaagctcagtagttgaagcgtatgggcttagttgcagcatgcgcgtgggatcttagttccttgaccagggattgaacccgcgtcccctacattggaagttggattctttaccactggaccagcagggaagtccccaatttcTGTTTTGAAGCATGTCAGTGAAAGTGTGGAGAGGTAGAAGGTCAGAGAGGCAAAACTGGCCTTTGCCCAAAGGAGAAGCTGCCCTGCTTTGCCCGAGGGAGGCAGGTGGGTTTCACGGTGGGGAGGGCTATATCATGAATGCTCCCCCTGAAGCCACCCAGGGCCACTCCTCCTGCTGCCACATCACCTGGAGCCCTTGGACCATGTGTCTGTGGTAGGGCTGCCTAATCGAGTCTCCAGGGTTCAGGGACTCAGTGAGCTCAGCACAGGGCTGGCTCATGGGAGACATCTGAGGAAATACTAGATAGTTCTCAGGCCCACAGGCTCAAGCTCAGGCCCTGGAACCACAGGACTCCAACTAAGGCCTGGCCTGGTGGTCAGCAGGGAGGCCAGTCTTCACCCCAGGGTCCCCTCAGTGCCCTGGGCCCTGTCAAACCGCAAGCTTGAGGAGTGAGTCAGTTCTCATCCGCTGCTGGGAAGGACAAGCCCGCACAACCACTCTTGGCATCAAGTGAGTTGAATATCCGCTGACCCCTCGCTCAGCAATGCCCGTCTGAGGACGTCACCCAAGAGGAGGTTCTGTCCACGCCCGGGAACACCCACTGCAGCACCATCGGAAGAGCAGCTCGCTGGACTCAACCAGATGTCACAGGAGGGGCCTGGATAAGGTGAGACATACTCCCCCAAAGGCTACTAtccagcagagagagaaaaaaaacgaCAGCTGTGTGCATCAGTGTCCGCGCGTCTCAAACACTGATCACAGCGACACTGATCACAGCAGCAAGTCACAGCAGAATAAACACAGTAAGATGGTTTTTTAAAACGAATGGTACATGGTTTAGGGAGACATTCACAGGTGGTGAAACTATGAGGAGAAGGGGATGCCCGATAGAATTCAGGATAGCAGATTCCCCTCAGGGGACCGGGCTGGAATGGAAGGAGCACCAGGCCTTCCTGGGACACACAATATTCAGTTTCTTAGCCTGGTGGTGGGAACATGGCAGCTTGTTATTAATCTTTAAACAATATGCATATTTCAAATACACTTTTGTGTGTACAGACTTATGTATACTGTCTGCGGAagacaaaaatgaatttaaaatgaagtaGGGTATAACCCACTTGTCAGGCAAAGGCCATGGGGTCATAAATGACAATCTTGTCCCTCTAGAAAAATTAACAGATGTCTAAATGCCTTCCAAGGTGTGAAGTGGCTGCAGTATGAGCTTATGAAGTTATTTAAGAGCAGCAACACCTACTTATCTCCTCCTTGAAGCTGCCTCCAGCATTATAGGGGAAAGGTTAGGGACCAGCCACGGACACATTCTCTTATCATTAGGGTCAGAGGCTGCCTGCTGGAAGCAGAGTCTTCTCCAAGCCTTGCGGTGGGTGAATAAGGCGGGTGGTGGAGGGCCCTGAGGTGTACTCTTACAAggcattgctgtggcttctgggTTCTGATGGGCAGCTGCAGCTGAGAAATGATGATCAGAAGCTAAATTTGCTCAAATTTGTTAGTCTCCAGAGCTATGCCTGTGGTAGCagccagccacatgtggccactgaGTACTTGAAACATGGCTGGTGTGACCAAGGAactagatttatttattcattcattcatttggttggttgcactaggtcttagttgtggcagacgggctccttagttgcagcatgcaaactcttagttgcagtatgcacgtgggatctagatccctgaccagggattgaatctgggccccctgcattgggagtgcagcgtcttaaccactgtgccactagggaaatgccaaggaactgaattttaaacttcatttaattttaacttaaaaatgatACTCGGTAAGGttactggaaaatttaaaatatgtttgtgaCAACTCAAGTGTGTGAATTTATCAGTTGTGAATTTTACAAAATCTAAATATAGATCAGGTATTTCCACAATAAATTCAGTTTAATATCTGGACAAGGGCTGGAAGTGTGAAATACATACTGGATTTGGAAGAATGAGTACAAAACAGGAATGTGAAATATCTCAGTAATGATCTTTCATTACTGATTACCTGTTGACATGGTAACATTTTGGATATACTAGGTTATGTAAATGTATTgttgaaattaatttcacctgtttctttttacttttccaatGTAACTACTAGAGAACTTATAATTACACAAGAGGCTCCCATTCTATTCCTGCTGTGGAAGTAGAAGCAGGGGGTAGAGAAAATGAGGCGGGGGAGAAGGCTCCCCAAATGATCTTAGGTCAGAGGTCATTAGGACCCAAATGAAGTCCTGATGACTTCCGGTACAAGGGACTTTAGGGATCAACCTGAGGACAGTTAAGgccttaaaaaaattctacagaaTTGTGGTCCCAGTTGCCAGTGTCATCCACCCAACTCCACAAGTACTGAAAGTGTGCAAGGGAACTGCGAAATAGACAGGTAAAACCAACCTGATTAACTATGGAAAAAGAGGCCTAATGGGTAGCCTAGGCTGAGGTCCATCTAGCAACTTCCCAGTGACCCAAATCCCAGTATGTGCCCAGTGCCCACCTCCTGGGTGCACTTCTGAATCTACAGCCCTTACCAGCCACTGATACCATTCAAAAGACCACGCCATATCTTGTTACTCTCCTAAATGAGAAACTGCTGAGGACCCGTGGTGCCCACATGGGCAGCAGTCGGAGGGCTCGCCCAGGCAGCTCCAGGTGAGAGTAGCACAGAAGGAGCAGCGTGATAAATGTGTGCGTTCTGCAGAAGTGGATCATGGCCATAACTGCCTAGTTTTCCTGAGAAGAGGGGAAATCCGTGATTCCAACTTTGAGGGTTGTCGACCGATCCCAGCATTTCTTGAAACCAATCCCAGAGTTTCTTCAAACAGGGCCAAACAGCACATGTGAGTGGGAGGTTTAAGCCTAAAGTCCAAGTTCCGGAGTTCCATGAACAATCTGGGTTGGATTTCACCTGCCTCCTTCACCACCCACAGTCCATCCAGTGGACCAGCCACTAAGAGCTGATCTCCGCCGGCTCTCCAGGCCTTCGCTCACGCCGTTCTCTCCTTCTGAAAGCCCCTCTCCGCCCCCTGCCATCTTCAGACCCCGATTAAATCACCTCTATCCTCCCGCGTAACTTTCTTAACCCCACAGTCTTCCTTTGGGCTTCCTCCTTTAAAGTCGTGGAGTAACGGGGTCAGGTATTTCTTTGTATCCCCGCGGGGGAAGAAAGTGAAATGAAGTGCTGAAGACTTTGTATGTGTTCATTAAACCTCAAGCCAGCTCGGCAAAAAGGGTAACCTCCTCTACTCAAAAAAAGCCACGCTTCAGAGAGGTTCCGGGATCCCCCGAGGTCACCCAGCTCTGCCGAGATCAGGAACCAGAATTCGGAACCCAGGTCCGATCCAAAAGCCCTGCTGCTTTAGCTACTGTGCTGCGTTTGGTTTATAAAAATCCATGCTTGAACACATCGCTCTGATAGTACTGATACACACTTATGTAATACACCAACaatgttttattgatatatatactATTTTACTGAAGTAGTTCTATATTTATACCATGCTAATATTATAgacaatatacatatatgtatattatagtaCCTAGCATATATTATTAAAGCTCTCGCAAAGAGAAGTGACAAGCTCCCTAAGAGCCGACCTCCGCCCACCTCCCCTGCCTTCGCCCGCGCGGCTTCCACGGCTGGACTGCAGGATACCAGCTCTTTTCACCAGTCAGCGGAAGCCAGTGCAAACGTAACCAGGAGAAGCGGAGACCCGGGACCGCACGGCAGCGCTTCCGCTCCCGAGCGCGCTCCCACGGGGGCTGGAGCGGGCGCGCGTGCCCGGCGCGTCGCCGGCGTGCGCGGCCTCGCCCCGCCGGCGTGCGGCCCAGGCGGCTACCTGGGCGGATACTCACCGGCTGGCTGCGTGCGCGGGCAGCGGCGGTCCCGGTGCGCAGGCCTCGGCGGCCGGAGGGCGGGGGGTCCTTCGTCGGCAGCGGGGCCCCGGCGCGGGCCTGGGCAGAGCCCGGGGACGCCGAGCGGGGCAGGAGGTTGGCAGCCGCGCGGCGCCCGAGCGTCCACATGCTCCTCGCGATCTGCGGCTGCTCCGCCCTCCTGCTCGGGGGACGCCGGGCGCCACCTGGTGGTCACGCGTTGCAGCCGCAGGCGCAAGCTCCCTTTTCCTGCAGGCCTGGGAAACGACCAGAAGTTAGACTTTAGGAAGAACTTCCCTGCATTGCTGTATTTCTACATTTAACAAAAATAGAGAGCCTGTTTCGTGCAAAGCAGGGGGCTTACCCCTTGGGCAACATAGTGAACGCGTAGGCAAGGTCCCTGACCTCGGAGACTTCAGCTTAGTGACCTGCTGCTGCAGAATTCTATAGGGAAAGACTTTGGGAGCtgcagttttgctgtgaactgGGTGGGATGCAGGTCTTGAAGCTTCTTGGCCGCCAGTATAGGTTACAGTAGTTACACGAGCACAGACAGGAGACTGACTGCCTGGTTTAAATCTGACTTCTGCCCACTTCCTACCTGTGTGGCCAGTGGGCAGGTTAATTAACCCCTctgtgtctcatctgtaaaatggggtatgAAAGTTTCCACTTCACGGCGTTGTTGTaaggataaaatgagttaatCTATGTAAAGTCTTCTTGAGCAGGCCCTGGATCCTATTAAGTccacaataaatattaactagttaatacattttaaaataaatatttagatagtGTATtgcaaaggaatgcaaattgtgaAAGTTCTTCCATATTTTATACATGCTTTAGAAAATGTCAAATATGCATACTAGAGAATACCATCTTTATGGGTAAGATAGTCAGTAGAGGAGATAGAAAGTGTTAAAGTTCTTCCAAAGCCACCTTGGTACTTTGTGAATAGATGAGATGAGACACATGTATAAACACATAGGACAATGGCAAGTGTTAAAGAAGAACGTGAACTAATGGGTGTCAGTGTTGCATGGGAGAGTATATACAACTAGGGgtgggggcagtcaaggaagtcTTCATGGAGGAAGTGGCATTTGCACAGGGCCTGGAAATATAGGGTAAAGGAGGGGAGAACTGTTTGGCTATCTGACAGGGCATTCTTTTGGTTGGGAGACATTCTCCTGCATTCTGGTAAGTTTAAGcagccatttattgagcacatgttATGTATATGTCAGGCATGGAGAAACCATTTCCCCTCTGTGAAGTATATGGAGATACTTTTGGTCGTCACAACTAGGCAGGGGTAAGGTGAGTGTGTaccactggcatctagtgggtagaaccCAGCGATGCTGTTAGACATCCTGCTATGAACAGGAATGCCACCCACAACACAGAATTACCCAGTCCGAAATGTTAATGGTGCCAAGTCTGAGAAGTAATCACTGAAGCCACACTGGAAGAATCCATTGGAGGCAAAGAGAAGTGTGTTGGTTGGTGGCATTGGCCCCGGTGAGGGCCCTCACTAACAGTGAGGCCCTTCCTCACACGCTCAGAATGTCATTAATACTTACAGAGTTGCATTATTGTTAACCAGCATGCTTAGCATGTTCTGGCATAGAAAGGGCCCCAGCACCTGCTCCAACTGCTTGCAAAGCTGGTAGTTTTTGCCCTACTTTTTCAGctaaggaaacagactcagattaACAGAGCAGAGTATTAAGGCCTCCCAAGAATCTGTCCTTCTCCAGATGCTGGGAGGTGATCAAAGACAATCTGGTACACCTGGTAAGAGCCTGGGGCCCCATGGATGTGCAAAGATGTGGAGGGACCCCGTAGGTCCCAGgacctttcccctcctctctagGTTGCCTCCCCCTAAAGGCAGGTGCTAGGAGGAAGTGTGTGACAACCCCAATGCCTGACTGGTTAGGGGTGCAGGAGAATTTCCCCGGAAATCacattctcttctctttgatAGGACGTATTCTAGGacagtaattttcaaaatatgtggACCAGCAGCTTCAGCAGCACCTGACAACTTGTTTGAAAGGCACATTCTCAAGTCCTATTCAGACCTACCTATCAGAAACTCCAGGCGTAAGGCCCAGCAATCTGTGATTTAATAAGCTCTCTGGGAAGAGCTGAAGCACCTTGaggtttgagaactgctgcagTAGGGTACATCTTGGGCAAAATTGTTAATTAAGCTGGTGTCACAAAGTTACCTTCTAAACCTAAAAGTCTAAATCTAGAATGTTAATCTAACCATAGCACTCTTGTTAGTTCCCttttaccacaatcaagatacgtGCTCTTTTCACTCTGTTTTGTGTACCCTACTCTCCAGGTAATCTAAGTATACCAATTAGGATTAGGTTTTGCTGAGTATATCAGAGAAcaagaaaataatgtttgaaacaatttagaagtttatttctctttcacatccAAAGATGTTGAGAAACTGGCATCCAGCTTTCTTGGGCAGCTCAACAAAGTTATTAGGAATCCTTCCAGTCCTCTGATCTGTTATCTTGGGTGTGGCCCTTGTCCTAACAGTCCACAATAGTTGCTAGTATATGAGCCACCACATGTGTATTCTAGCTGGCAGGATGGAGGGAAAGGCAGAATAATGTCATCCTCGAGATGTTTATACTTTACTTGGAGTCTCAAAACTTTTAAGACCCAGTGAATGAATCTGAAAAATCTTACCctgaaaataaatggatgaatgaatgaatgtatgaatgaatgaataaaagtctTACCCCAAATCTGAAATTCCTCCAGTCTAAGTCATCTCAGTAACTATCTTCAGACACCTAATGGTTCTTGGCAGTAAcctcccaccttcctttcccTCACTCCCCACACTCAACCCTCCAAAGAGTTCTGTCAGTTCTACTCCAAAATATATACCAAATCtgtccagtttttttgttttgttttgttttgtttgtttgtttggtcccAGTTTAAAACCATTCTCTTGCTTGGCCTCATACCTGATCTTTCACCTACCACCCCAGCCAGGTTTTCTTCACACAAAGGCAGTGTGATTTCTTTCTCCAAAGCAATGATTTAGTGTTTTGCACAAATGatcaatgttttataaaaagGAGATTGAAAAAAAGGACTCAAAAGAGAGCAAGACATCACCCCTTGGAATAACCACCGTAAACATGTGGTGAACATTCTTCCGGACATTGCTGTAGGTGTATATATTTGGTCTGCTGA from the Hippopotamus amphibius kiboko isolate mHipAmp2 chromosome 2, mHipAmp2.hap2, whole genome shotgun sequence genome contains:
- the FXN gene encoding frataxin, mitochondrial; protein product: MWTLGRRAAANLLPRSASPGSAQARAGAPLPTKDPPPSGRRGLRTGTAAARARSQPSLNLCSLNQILKNKKQSVCWMNLRTAGTLGDTGSLDDTTYERLAEETLDSLAEFFEDLADKPYTFEDYDVSFGSGVLTVKLGGDLGTYVINKQTPNKQIWLSSPSSGPKRYDWTGRNWVYSHDGVSLHELLATELTQALKTKLDLSSLAYSGKGTCCPAQC